A single genomic interval of Stieleria maiorica harbors:
- a CDS encoding ATP-binding protein, with amino-acid sequence MNPFSYGGIVGNGAFCNRARELGDLRETMKSAGRCFVYAERRMGKTSLILRALNKLPKKQFVPVYVDLWPTDGSAAFSRREQADRPTDDRRAMCSDRGHPFYTQHLCHIVWSMTDQGNAVTGNAFESAITELLRRESHAYVNLWESLTKNEQRFLRGLAQSELPPKPFSSDFTRRFGLRRASNAQRAAESLESSDLIEREEASFVIIDRFLRLWIRQLFSR; translated from the coding sequence ATGAATCCCTTTTCTTATGGTGGCATTGTCGGCAATGGCGCGTTTTGCAATCGAGCGAGAGAACTGGGCGACCTCAGGGAGACGATGAAGTCCGCTGGCCGCTGTTTCGTCTATGCGGAGCGCAGGATGGGCAAGACTTCGCTCATCCTGCGTGCCTTAAACAAGCTTCCGAAAAAGCAGTTTGTCCCTGTGTACGTCGATTTGTGGCCGACCGACGGGTCGGCGGCGTTTTCAAGACGCGAACAAGCAGATCGACCGACAGACGATCGAAGAGCTATGTGTTCGGACCGGGGGCATCCATTCTATACGCAGCATCTTTGTCATATTGTCTGGTCGATGACCGATCAGGGGAATGCTGTCACTGGAAATGCGTTTGAATCGGCTATCACCGAATTGCTGCGTCGGGAGAGCCATGCGTACGTGAATCTATGGGAGTCACTTACCAAGAACGAGCAGCGTTTCCTGCGAGGACTTGCTCAAAGCGAGCTTCCACCCAAGCCGTTTTCCTCCGATTTCACTCGCCGATTCGGGCTCCGTCGTGCATCCAACGCGCAGCGGGCGGCGGAGTCTTTGGAATCGAGCGATCTCATCGAACGCGAGGAAGCCTCGTTTGTCATCATCGATCGTTTTCTGCGACTCTGGATTCGGCAACTTTTTTCCAGGTAG
- a CDS encoding lysozyme family protein gives MRASVSSKFLDFTKPLEGYVEYMYADIKGLVTVGIGNLIDPVNTATSLPFVDKKTGRRATKQEIVAEWNLIKDPRGTRGLARKGHRACAPLTKLRLTEAAIHDLCERKLNSNEANLKKVTEFQAFDSWPADAQLALLSMAWAMGPGFASAGKWPKFRKACGAMDFDAAAANCQMSTTGNPGLIKRNTENQTLLRNAAAVLAGEADGFYNRETLYWPQINAKPVAM, from the coding sequence ATGCGTGCGTCTGTTTCAAGCAAGTTTCTCGATTTCACGAAGCCGCTGGAAGGTTATGTCGAGTACATGTACGCCGACATCAAGGGGCTTGTGACGGTCGGAATCGGGAATCTGATCGACCCCGTCAACACGGCAACGTCCCTCCCGTTTGTGGACAAGAAAACCGGCCGACGGGCAACCAAGCAGGAGATTGTTGCCGAATGGAATCTGATCAAGGATCCCAGGGGAACACGTGGTTTGGCCAGGAAGGGGCACCGTGCCTGCGCCCCGCTCACCAAGCTGCGTCTGACCGAAGCGGCGATTCATGATCTTTGCGAACGGAAGCTCAATAGTAATGAGGCGAATTTGAAGAAGGTGACCGAGTTTCAAGCGTTCGACTCCTGGCCGGCCGACGCACAACTGGCACTGCTGAGCATGGCTTGGGCGATGGGTCCGGGGTTCGCCAGTGCCGGGAAATGGCCGAAATTCCGCAAGGCCTGCGGGGCGATGGACTTCGACGCCGCCGCGGCGAATTGTCAGATGAGCACCACGGGCAACCCGGGCTTGATCAAACGGAACACCGAGAACCAAACGCTGCTGCGAAACGCAGCGGCTGTTTTGGCCGGCGAAGCCGATGGTTTCTACAACCGAGAAACCTTGTATTGGCCGCAGATCAACGCCAAGCCGGTTGCCATGTAG
- a CDS encoding sigma-70 family RNA polymerase sigma factor gives MTEKDSAGETLTERQFMQLFVQHEPVLRVVARSMLTDWMAVDDVLQEAGVTMWEKIDQLENVDGFLPWARVIVRLKCHSAINSARRRRLVLSEEAIKLLAVEIDSIDRERYETNLTALQGCLQKLSPQQRELVLAAYRDGVEVQDIAARIGKSANALYKQLGRLRGKLSDCVELTVKTGAPGGGLAR, from the coding sequence ATGACAGAGAAAGATTCCGCCGGCGAAACACTGACTGAAAGGCAGTTTATGCAGCTGTTTGTGCAGCATGAGCCTGTGCTGCGTGTGGTTGCGCGGTCGATGCTGACCGACTGGATGGCCGTCGATGATGTGTTGCAGGAAGCGGGCGTGACGATGTGGGAAAAGATCGACCAGCTCGAAAACGTGGACGGTTTCCTGCCCTGGGCCAGAGTGATCGTGCGTCTAAAATGCCATTCGGCGATCAATTCCGCGCGGCGACGTCGACTGGTATTGTCGGAGGAAGCGATCAAGTTGCTGGCCGTTGAGATCGACTCGATCGACCGCGAACGCTACGAAACCAATCTCACTGCGCTGCAAGGCTGCCTGCAGAAGTTGTCGCCACAGCAGCGAGAACTCGTGCTGGCCGCGTACCGCGACGGGGTCGAGGTCCAGGACATCGCTGCGAGAATCGGCAAGTCGGCCAATGCTCTCTACAAGCAACTCGGTCGACTCCGCGGAAAGTTGTCTGATTGCGTGGAGCTGACTGTCAAAACGGGTGCACCCGGAGGAGGGCTCGCGCGATGA
- a CDS encoding M28 family peptidase, giving the protein MSIDRESIESNLRLHVDRLAGLIGPRTLSQPKTIQATIGYIEGQWSEMGLIHTRECYDADGDEATNLIVERHGTKRADEIVLLGAHYDTVYCTPGADDNASAVAVLLEVSRLLREHTGKRTARFVAFACEEPPYFNLDSMGSQHHARQSRGRGDNIVGMLCLEMVGYYSLAKGSQTVPPGIPKWMHRFFPQRGNFLAAVGNLPSWKLCWRFRRGFKRGTRRLPLFSICLPEKIHEIRLSDNSSFWDQGYPALMLTDTSFLRNPNYHQATDTPDTLDYPRMTEVTLGVASAMRKLLG; this is encoded by the coding sequence ATGTCCATCGACCGAGAATCCATCGAATCCAACCTTCGCCTGCACGTCGATCGGCTTGCGGGACTGATCGGTCCGCGCACGTTGAGTCAGCCGAAGACGATACAGGCCACGATCGGGTACATCGAAGGCCAGTGGTCCGAGATGGGGCTCATCCACACGCGTGAATGCTATGACGCCGATGGCGACGAAGCGACCAACCTGATCGTCGAACGTCACGGCACCAAGCGAGCCGATGAGATCGTGTTGCTCGGCGCCCACTACGACACGGTCTACTGCACGCCCGGCGCCGACGACAACGCATCGGCCGTGGCGGTGCTGCTGGAAGTCAGTCGGTTGCTGCGTGAGCACACCGGCAAGCGGACGGCGCGCTTCGTCGCCTTCGCTTGCGAAGAGCCGCCGTATTTCAACCTGGATTCGATGGGCAGCCAGCATCACGCCCGCCAGTCGCGCGGGCGCGGCGACAACATCGTCGGAATGTTGTGCTTGGAGATGGTCGGCTACTACAGCCTGGCCAAAGGATCACAGACGGTTCCGCCGGGGATTCCCAAATGGATGCATCGGTTCTTTCCCCAGCGAGGCAACTTTCTGGCGGCCGTCGGCAACCTGCCGTCTTGGAAACTGTGCTGGAGATTCCGGCGCGGGTTCAAGCGGGGCACGCGACGACTGCCCCTATTCTCGATCTGCCTGCCGGAAAAGATTCACGAGATCCGGCTGAGCGACAACAGCTCGTTCTGGGACCAGGGCTACCCGGCGCTGATGCTGACCGACACCAGTTTTCTGCGCAACCCCAATTACCACCAAGCCACCGACACCCCGGACACGCTGGACTACCCCAGAATGACCGAAGTCACCCTGGGTGTCGCCTCGGCGATGAGGAAATTGCTCGGGTAG
- a CDS encoding TetR/AcrR family transcriptional regulator C-terminal domain-containing protein, translated as MQFVGLLRTFAFWPSIVHGEPPPSRRKRNQIVACTVEMFLSRYGVE; from the coding sequence ATGCAATTTGTCGGCTTGCTGCGCACGTTCGCTTTCTGGCCAAGCATCGTCCACGGAGAGCCCCCACCCTCGCGCCGCAAACGCAATCAAATCGTCGCCTGCACTGTCGAGATGTTTCTCAGTCGATACGGGGTGGAATGA
- a CDS encoding Gfo/Idh/MocA family protein, with the protein MTNSSRLSRRSFLQVTSAMTAGGVIAGTSNSSFAQDSPNERPVFATIGLRNQGWTITDKSTKFADFAAFADVDSNVLGAINEKLKAKTGKAADGYSDYRKVLERDDIDAVMIATPDHWHTKISVEAMLAGKDVYCEKPLTLTIAEGKLIEKVVKQTGRVFQVGTMQRTENEHRFLKAIALIRAGRIGEIRKVTCGINGATGSPVIPAVDIPEGLDWDAWLGPAPEASYRALPEMRTGYGGGVPLYTNCHYAWRNWYEYSGGQMNDWGAHHVDIATWALGASDTGPNRITPVSYSLPVDYKNGYPTVDDRYNSPTKFEIHANMPGDIPLVITSEGDNGILFEGTKGRFFVNRGRLSGKPVEDLENNPLPEGAVEEVYGGPVSENHTANFIAAMQSREQPISDVWSHNRMLETCHLANIAIRLGRELKWDPAKREIVGDAEANSFLARESRSGFEIDM; encoded by the coding sequence ATGACCAATTCGTCTCGTCTGAGCCGTCGTAGTTTCTTGCAGGTGACGTCTGCGATGACAGCGGGCGGTGTAATTGCTGGCACCAGCAATTCTTCTTTTGCCCAGGATTCACCGAACGAACGTCCCGTCTTCGCAACGATCGGCCTCCGCAACCAGGGCTGGACCATCACCGATAAGTCGACGAAGTTCGCCGACTTTGCTGCCTTCGCCGATGTTGACTCAAATGTTCTCGGAGCGATCAATGAGAAACTAAAAGCAAAGACGGGCAAGGCGGCCGACGGCTACAGCGATTACCGAAAGGTGCTCGAGCGCGATGACATCGATGCGGTGATGATCGCGACACCTGATCACTGGCACACCAAGATTTCTGTCGAAGCGATGCTGGCTGGCAAGGACGTCTACTGCGAGAAGCCGTTGACGCTAACGATCGCCGAAGGCAAGCTGATTGAAAAGGTCGTGAAGCAAACCGGCCGCGTCTTTCAGGTTGGAACGATGCAGCGCACCGAGAATGAGCATCGATTCTTGAAAGCCATCGCACTGATCCGAGCCGGCCGGATCGGGGAGATCCGAAAGGTTACCTGTGGCATCAACGGGGCGACGGGCTCCCCGGTGATCCCGGCCGTCGACATTCCCGAGGGACTTGATTGGGACGCGTGGCTCGGCCCGGCACCCGAAGCGTCCTACCGAGCCTTGCCGGAGATGCGGACGGGGTACGGCGGTGGCGTTCCTCTCTACACCAATTGTCACTATGCCTGGCGCAATTGGTACGAGTATTCAGGCGGACAGATGAACGATTGGGGAGCCCATCATGTCGACATCGCGACCTGGGCTCTCGGCGCCAGCGACACCGGACCAAACAGAATCACGCCGGTCAGCTATTCGCTTCCGGTCGACTACAAGAATGGCTACCCGACCGTCGATGATCGGTACAATTCGCCGACGAAATTCGAGATTCATGCGAACATGCCGGGTGACATTCCACTGGTCATCACGAGCGAGGGTGACAACGGCATCTTGTTCGAGGGCACCAAGGGCCGGTTCTTCGTGAACCGCGGTCGGTTGTCGGGCAAACCCGTTGAAGACCTGGAAAACAATCCCTTGCCCGAAGGTGCGGTGGAGGAGGTCTACGGCGGACCGGTCAGCGAAAACCACACGGCCAACTTTATCGCTGCGATGCAGTCTCGAGAGCAGCCGATTTCCGACGTCTGGTCGCACAACCGAATGCTGGAGACGTGCCACTTGGCGAACATTGCCATCCGTTTGGGGCGTGAACTGAAGTGGGATCCTGCCAAACGCGAAATCGTTGGTGATGCCGAAGCCAATTCGTTTCTCGCACGCGAAAGCCGCAGCGGCTTCGAAATCGACATGTAG
- a CDS encoding efflux RND transporter permease subunit: protein MLVLATQLPVSSEFFPLTQRDQFAVEIYLPESASIAQTNEAARKVEAVIRALSPHVDAEGKSHQRLFNMRTIVGGGGSRWYLAWEPENLKLNYAEIRAGKISLAAIATVKPQWRPETIDRRDGNRTIEVRSRIDFGASGNDITIRVFNSEPMKQLKAELPPGFRIEIGGALEESMKAQWKMFRSFGMSFIAIILLLIFQFNSLARTSIIIVTLPLALAGGPLWQGLAWLLIFGLTFATVLTLFVIPALYSFLSPPAHPTAVE, encoded by the coding sequence ATGTTGGTGCTTGCGACCCAGCTTCCGGTCTCCAGTGAGTTCTTTCCGCTCACACAGCGTGACCAGTTTGCCGTTGAAATCTACTTGCCCGAATCCGCTTCGATAGCGCAAACCAACGAAGCCGCTCGCAAAGTCGAAGCGGTGATCCGCGCGCTCAGCCCCCACGTCGATGCCGAAGGAAAGTCACACCAGCGTTTATTCAACATGCGAACCATCGTCGGCGGTGGCGGATCACGCTGGTACCTCGCCTGGGAACCGGAGAACCTGAAGCTGAACTACGCGGAAATCCGTGCCGGCAAGATTTCACTGGCGGCCATCGCAACCGTCAAACCGCAATGGCGACCGGAGACGATTGATCGACGCGATGGAAATCGAACGATCGAAGTCAGGTCGCGAATCGACTTCGGGGCGTCCGGCAACGACATCACGATACGTGTCTTCAACTCCGAGCCGATGAAGCAGTTGAAAGCCGAACTGCCGCCCGGATTTCGCATTGAGATCGGCGGCGCGCTCGAAGAGTCGATGAAGGCTCAATGGAAAATGTTCCGTTCGTTCGGTATGTCGTTCATCGCAATCATCCTGTTGTTGATTTTCCAGTTCAACAGTCTCGCCCGCACTTCGATCATCATCGTGACGTTGCCGCTTGCCCTGGCCGGCGGGCCGCTGTGGCAAGGCCTGGCCTGGCTGCTCATCTTCGGCCTGACCTTCGCCACCGTGCTGACGCTGTTCGTCATCCCGGCTCTTTACTCGTTCCTGTCACCCCCGGCTCACCCGACGGCTGTTGAATGA
- a CDS encoding cation:proton antiporter domain-containing protein, translating into MHDQFQELILHVLLQLAAIIAAARAGAWLMGKLGQPQVVGEIMAGLLLGPSVFGRVAPGAVEYLFPDDTNTVFRVLSELGLVLLMFLIGLEFEFSHLRRVGKTSVGIAGAGIVLPFALGIGLAAWLHTVLAPDVDRVGFMLIMGVALSITAIPILGRIMIELKIHRTELGTTIIAAAAIDDALGWILLAAIGALIHGGFAVWDVATMLLTTLAFVGACFFIVRPVLLRWTGDLLCQGRGDLSVGGLSAVLVLVFLSAVATNLIGIFAIFGPFVLGAMLSDREAFRDAVGRRLREFVYAMLLPIFFTYTGLRTDVGLLESSRDWVLCGLVLSTAVFGKMLGCGLAARFGGMSWRESGCVAVMMNTRALMGLIAINVGRELGVVPDQVFSMLVIMAVVTTLMTTPILRRLLGNDFASESPNERA; encoded by the coding sequence ATGCACGATCAATTTCAGGAACTGATTCTTCACGTTCTTCTGCAGCTGGCGGCAATCATCGCAGCGGCCCGAGCCGGTGCTTGGCTGATGGGAAAGCTGGGGCAGCCACAGGTTGTCGGCGAAATCATGGCGGGATTGCTGCTGGGGCCATCGGTCTTTGGACGCGTTGCGCCCGGAGCAGTGGAGTATTTGTTCCCTGACGACACGAACACCGTTTTTCGAGTCTTGAGCGAACTCGGGCTTGTGCTGCTCATGTTCTTGATCGGGCTGGAGTTCGAGTTTTCGCACCTGCGCCGAGTTGGCAAAACCTCGGTCGGGATCGCGGGAGCTGGCATCGTGTTGCCGTTCGCGCTCGGCATAGGTCTTGCCGCATGGTTGCACACGGTCCTAGCCCCCGACGTGGATCGGGTCGGGTTCATGTTGATCATGGGAGTCGCATTGTCGATCACCGCGATTCCGATCTTGGGCCGAATCATGATCGAGTTGAAGATCCATCGAACTGAACTGGGGACCACCATTATCGCCGCCGCAGCGATTGACGATGCACTGGGTTGGATTCTGCTGGCTGCCATCGGCGCGCTGATCCACGGCGGATTTGCCGTTTGGGATGTCGCCACAATGCTTTTGACAACGCTTGCATTCGTAGGAGCGTGTTTTTTTATTGTCCGCCCGGTCTTGTTGCGTTGGACGGGCGATCTACTTTGCCAAGGCCGTGGCGACCTGTCGGTGGGAGGTTTGTCGGCCGTTCTGGTGTTGGTGTTTCTCTCAGCAGTGGCGACAAACTTGATCGGCATCTTTGCGATCTTTGGCCCTTTTGTCCTTGGCGCGATGCTGTCTGATCGAGAGGCCTTTCGCGATGCAGTGGGACGCCGGCTGCGGGAATTCGTGTACGCGATGCTGTTGCCGATTTTCTTCACTTACACCGGTTTGCGAACGGACGTCGGACTGCTCGAATCGAGTCGCGATTGGGTGCTTTGCGGATTGGTTTTGTCGACCGCAGTTTTTGGAAAGATGCTCGGTTGTGGTCTCGCCGCGCGATTCGGTGGAATGTCCTGGCGCGAGAGTGGATGCGTGGCCGTGATGATGAACACCAGGGCGTTGATGGGTCTGATCGCGATCAATGTCGGCCGTGAGCTGGGCGTTGTACCGGATCAGGTGTTTAGCATGCTGGTCATCATGGCCGTCGTCACCACCTTGATGACAACGCCCATCCTGCGGCGACTGCTCGGAAATGATTTCGCGTCGGAATCGCCAAATGAACGGGCGTGA
- a CDS encoding ADP-ribosylglycohydrolase family protein: MNREAIVGCILGTAVGDALGLPYEGISPQRSPKLLGPPDRYRFFFRRGMISDDTEHTCMVAQSLIDANGDVAGFTRSFSRRLRWWILALPAGVGKATARSGIKLWLGANPQRAGVFSAGNGPAMRAAIFGAALDDVSLMLDLVRASSRLTHCDPKAEYGAIAAALAAKHSRDQESVDANLWLDKVVVAVGDGGAELIDLLRQAIRSLDAGETTTAFAESLGLDRGVTGYTYHTVPVAIHAWLSHPNDFRRAVTRIIECGGDADTTAAIVGGIVGAGVRREGIPTEWLDGIWEWPRSVPWMQRLGATLADSLDDVGLVKSPTVNPIAVLLRNLLFLFVVLFHGFRRLAPPYGQ, from the coding sequence ATGAATCGCGAAGCAATCGTCGGATGCATTTTGGGAACCGCGGTCGGTGATGCGTTAGGGTTGCCCTATGAAGGCATTTCGCCCCAGCGGTCGCCTAAACTGCTCGGCCCGCCCGACCGGTACCGCTTTTTCTTTCGTCGCGGCATGATCTCCGACGACACCGAACACACCTGCATGGTCGCGCAGTCTTTGATTGACGCCAACGGCGATGTTGCAGGGTTTACGCGCAGCTTTTCCAGACGTTTGCGGTGGTGGATTCTGGCCTTGCCGGCAGGGGTTGGCAAAGCGACGGCGCGATCGGGAATCAAGTTATGGCTCGGAGCCAATCCTCAACGGGCAGGCGTGTTCTCGGCCGGAAACGGTCCCGCCATGCGGGCGGCGATCTTCGGCGCGGCGTTGGACGACGTTTCGCTGATGTTGGACTTGGTTCGCGCTTCCTCGCGATTGACCCACTGCGATCCCAAAGCCGAATACGGTGCGATCGCCGCGGCGTTGGCAGCCAAACACTCGCGGGACCAGGAATCCGTCGACGCGAACCTTTGGCTCGACAAAGTTGTCGTTGCCGTGGGAGACGGTGGCGCGGAGCTGATCGACCTGCTTCGCCAGGCAATCCGCAGCCTGGACGCCGGGGAAACCACCACGGCGTTCGCCGAATCGCTCGGCCTGGATCGCGGCGTGACCGGATACACCTACCACACCGTCCCGGTCGCAATCCACGCGTGGCTGTCCCATCCCAACGATTTCCGTCGGGCCGTGACGCGCATCATCGAGTGCGGAGGCGACGCGGACACGACGGCCGCGATCGTCGGTGGCATCGTGGGCGCAGGTGTCCGGCGCGAGGGCATCCCCACGGAATGGTTGGACGGGATTTGGGAATGGCCACGCAGCGTCCCTTGGATGCAGCGTCTCGGCGCGACGCTGGCCGATTCACTCGACGACGTCGGCTTGGTGAAATCGCCGACCGTCAACCCGATCGCGGTGCTACTCCGCAATTTACTGTTCCTGTTCGTCGTTCTCTTTCACGGCTTCCGCCGACTCGCTCCGCCTTATGGTCAATGA
- a CDS encoding MTH1187 family thiamine-binding protein, whose protein sequence is MKVIVDLCVVPMGVGVSVSQYVAECQDVLQEAGLKHQLHAYGTNIEGDWDEVFAAIKRCHERVHAIGAPRITTSIKVGTRTDREQSIQEKIDSVTERKN, encoded by the coding sequence ATGAAAGTCATTGTCGATCTGTGCGTCGTCCCGATGGGCGTCGGTGTTTCGGTCAGCCAATACGTTGCCGAGTGCCAGGACGTCTTGCAGGAAGCCGGGTTAAAGCACCAGCTTCACGCCTACGGCACGAACATCGAGGGCGACTGGGATGAGGTGTTTGCGGCAATCAAGCGGTGCCACGAACGCGTCCACGCGATCGGCGCGCCGCGAATCACCACCAGCATCAAAGTCGGCACCCGCACCGACCGCGAACAATCTATCCAGGAAAAAATCGACAGTGTCACCGAGAGGAAGAACTAG
- a CDS encoding indolepyruvate ferredoxin oxidoreductase subunit alpha, whose translation MGVPWRLAVARCVHRRLAVCPAECFHEDTTMVYIDPEECIDCGACVPECPTEAIFHEEEVPEEWHRFIELNASKARECPPAE comes from the coding sequence ATTGGCGTACCTTGGCGACTCGCCGTCGCACGGTGCGTTCATCGACGCCTGGCGGTTTGCCCGGCCGAGTGCTTTCACGAAGACACAACAATGGTCTACATCGACCCGGAGGAATGCATCGACTGCGGCGCCTGTGTTCCGGAATGTCCGACGGAAGCGATCTTCCATGAAGAGGAGGTGCCGGAAGAATGGCATCGGTTCATTGAGTTAAATGCGTCCAAGGCAAGGGAATGCCCGCCGGCGGAATGA
- a CDS encoding DUF1186 domain-containing protein, with protein MTWYNRRTEVVPIQQDMTMEDPNTSAMPHSDLESILDHLDDPDVRFPADAIEEARKRSQEITPLLIRQIEDATHDCRLGKLDPCCGHFYGALLLAEFRAVEAWPAIRAAISLPGDLSYKLFGDAITEDFGCVIATLAGDQLSDIDDLVSDRSVDVYVRWAACDTALYRIRDEAWSREEAIEWLSRHLEKAIENKDELAEGLVTRLEDLAAEQKLPLIEAAFAAGVIDDELYSLDEVKETIAQGDAIFHETMEGLHFPSGLVSHVEGWLDGGDIESDWDVEFGPYDDEPLESFVPLGESEDDYVSRNGTTIRNEGVKVGRNDKCPCGSGQKYKKCCGRTSVRNN; from the coding sequence TTGACGTGGTACAATCGGCGGACCGAAGTCGTTCCCATCCAACAAGACATGACCATGGAAGATCCAAACACCAGCGCCATGCCCCACAGTGACCTTGAATCCATCCTCGATCACTTGGACGATCCCGATGTCCGCTTTCCTGCCGATGCGATCGAAGAGGCGAGAAAGCGATCGCAAGAGATCACGCCCCTGCTGATCCGTCAAATTGAAGACGCGACCCATGATTGCCGGCTGGGAAAGCTTGATCCTTGCTGCGGCCACTTTTACGGTGCGCTGTTGCTGGCGGAGTTTCGCGCGGTGGAGGCCTGGCCGGCGATTCGTGCGGCGATCTCATTGCCAGGCGACTTGTCTTACAAATTATTCGGGGATGCAATCACCGAGGACTTCGGCTGTGTCATCGCCACACTTGCCGGAGATCAGCTGTCCGACATCGACGACCTGGTCAGCGATCGGTCGGTGGACGTCTACGTTCGCTGGGCTGCCTGCGATACAGCCTTGTATCGAATTCGCGATGAGGCGTGGTCTCGGGAAGAGGCTATCGAGTGGCTTTCTAGGCACCTTGAGAAAGCGATTGAAAACAAAGACGAATTGGCCGAGGGCCTGGTGACACGCTTGGAAGATTTGGCAGCCGAACAAAAGCTGCCCCTGATCGAAGCAGCATTTGCCGCCGGTGTGATCGACGACGAACTCTATTCCCTCGACGAAGTGAAAGAAACGATTGCACAGGGAGACGCGATTTTTCACGAGACGATGGAAGGGCTTCACTTTCCCAGCGGATTGGTCTCCCACGTCGAGGGATGGTTGGATGGCGGCGACATCGAGAGCGACTGGGACGTCGAATTCGGCCCCTACGATGACGAACCACTTGAGTCGTTTGTGCCCCTTGGCGAATCCGAGGACGATTACGTTTCCAGAAACGGCACCACGATTCGCAACGAGGGCGTCAAGGTCGGCCGCAACGACAAGTGCCCCTGCGGCAGCGGACAGAAATACAAGAAGTGCTGCGGAAGAACCTCCGTCCGGAACAACTAA